A single region of the Enterococcus mundtii genome encodes:
- a CDS encoding transposase → MTFIFAFDVSKGKSYKVLYHNQQCLTEGKVCHNQEEFRQLLEEITVLPETPEIIFEATGVSSRPLEKFCQNNRLAYCLLNFLERDISPLIPPETE, encoded by the coding sequence ATGACCTTTATTTTTGCTTTTGACGTATCTAAAGGTAAAAGTTACAAAGTACTTTACCATAATCAACAATGTCTAACAGAAGGGAAAGTCTGTCATAATCAAGAAGAGTTCCGCCAGTTACTTGAAGAAATCACCGTACTGCCAGAAACGCCTGAAATTATTTTTGAAGCAACCGGTGTCTCCTCTCGTCCATTAGAAAAATTCTGTCAAAATAACCGGTTAGCCTATTGTCTATTAAACTTTTTGGAGAGAGATATTAGCCCTCTCATACCACCTGAAACTGAATAA
- the menB gene encoding 1,4-dihydroxy-2-naphthoyl-CoA synthase, whose protein sequence is MREWKTIKEYDEILFEQYGKIAKITINRPEVHNAFTPKTVFEMIEAFTISRDRQDIGVIILTGAGDKAFCSGGDQKVRGNGGYVGEDQIPRLNVLDLQRLIRVIPKPVIAMVKGWSIGGGNVLQLVCDITIAAENAKFGQTGPNVGSFDGGYGSGYLARVVGHKKAKEVWFMTKQYSAEEALAMNWINTVVPLEQVEDVTIEWAEEMLKKSPLALRMIKAAMNADTDGLAGIQQLAGDATLLYYTMDEAQEGRDAFKEKREPDFDQFPKFP, encoded by the coding sequence ATGAGAGAATGGAAAACGATCAAGGAATACGACGAAATCTTATTTGAACAATATGGGAAGATTGCTAAGATAACAATCAATCGTCCGGAGGTCCATAATGCTTTTACACCAAAAACAGTCTTTGAGATGATCGAAGCTTTTACAATCAGTCGTGATCGTCAAGATATCGGTGTTATCATTTTGACAGGGGCTGGTGACAAAGCATTTTGTTCAGGTGGCGATCAGAAAGTTCGAGGAAATGGTGGGTATGTTGGTGAAGACCAAATTCCGCGTCTGAATGTACTAGATTTGCAACGATTGATCCGAGTCATTCCTAAGCCAGTGATTGCGATGGTAAAAGGTTGGTCGATCGGTGGTGGAAATGTCTTACAACTTGTGTGTGATATCACAATCGCAGCCGAAAATGCGAAATTCGGTCAAACAGGGCCTAACGTTGGGAGCTTCGATGGTGGCTATGGTTCGGGTTACTTGGCTCGTGTCGTAGGGCATAAAAAAGCGAAAGAAGTTTGGTTCATGACGAAGCAGTATAGTGCTGAAGAAGCGTTGGCAATGAATTGGATCAATACGGTCGTACCGCTCGAACAAGTAGAGGATGTGACGATCGAGTGGGCAGAAGAGATGTTGAAGAAAAGCCCACTAGCTCTACGAATGATCAAAGCGGCAATGAACGCAGATACAGATGGCTTAGCAGGTATCCAACAATTGGCAGGGGATGCGACGCTTTTATATTACACCATGGATGAAGCACAAGAAGGACGCGACGCATTTAAAGAAAAAAGAGAACCTGATTTTGACCAATTTCCTAAGTTCCCTTAA
- a CDS encoding helix-turn-helix domain-containing protein: MLQISLKAARVNSDLNQTEVIDILQNSYGLNLTKEQLAEYEDDATDVPISLAKKFSEIYGISDDYIFFGNKSTLSYISRGLNQNNL, encoded by the coding sequence ATGTTGCAAATATCTTTGAAAGCAGCAAGAGTAAATTCAGATTTGAATCAGACTGAAGTAATTGACATTCTGCAAAATAGTTATGGTCTAAATCTTACTAAGGAACAGCTTGCTGAGTACGAGGATGATGCCACTGATGTGCCGATTTCTTTAGCAAAGAAATTTTCGGAAATTTATGGTATTTCCGATGACTATATATTTTTCGGTAACAAATCAACTTTAAGTTATATTTCGCGTGGATTAAACCAAAATAATCTTTAG
- a CDS encoding N-acetylmuramoyl-L-alanine amidase has translation MTIKIEDLRGDSRILGPTNAKRDVSVVKNIARHHSATETGDVFIFQQYWNGELGWGTGGYHEIILRDGTVQWCYFDEDVTNGVGGHNTPTYHICLVGNGSFTEAQEEAFNQRAKAAMERFGLSVENVLGHNEFSGHASNICPGTNMDAVRDILNGGDGNVPEPDYIMHDWNKEMVVAADVLNVRQEPNTRSAILRQLTRSQVFHSARVTINGELVNGIRHWYEVDGNGWVSGSLVAEASSDNEWIERKGEVTVAISGGINLRGPSSDNVTNPTSLPILRRVDLGETFEYDKILVQKNGHAFVRQSISEGYTWLAIGSTANGIVTSYWVTGIEI, from the coding sequence ATGACAATCAAAATTGAGGATTTACGAGGAGATTCACGGATTTTAGGACCAACTAATGCGAAACGAGACGTTTCAGTGGTCAAAAACATTGCACGTCACCATTCAGCAACTGAAACAGGAGATGTTTTTATCTTTCAACAATATTGGAATGGAGAACTAGGCTGGGGAACTGGCGGTTATCATGAGATTATCTTACGTGACGGAACTGTACAATGGTGCTACTTTGATGAAGATGTAACTAATGGTGTTGGTGGGCACAATACACCAACCTATCATATCTGTTTAGTAGGAAATGGTTCATTTACGGAAGCTCAAGAAGAAGCTTTCAATCAGCGTGCGAAAGCCGCAATGGAACGATTTGGTTTATCCGTTGAAAACGTCTTAGGTCATAATGAGTTTAGTGGACATGCGTCAAATATTTGTCCAGGGACAAATATGGATGCTGTCAGAGATATCCTTAATGGTGGGGATGGCAACGTTCCAGAACCGGACTATATCATGCATGATTGGAATAAAGAAATGGTCGTAGCAGCAGATGTTTTAAATGTACGCCAAGAGCCAAACACACGATCAGCAATCTTACGTCAATTAACTAGAAGTCAAGTTTTCCATTCTGCACGAGTGACGATCAACGGGGAGTTAGTGAATGGTATCAGACACTGGTATGAAGTGGATGGTAACGGCTGGGTTTCAGGATCATTAGTAGCAGAAGCATCTTCTGATAATGAATGGATTGAAAGAAAAGGCGAGGTGACTGTCGCTATTTCAGGAGGGATCAACTTACGAGGACCTTCAAGTGACAATGTAACCAATCCAACTAGTCTGCCAATACTACGTCGCGTGGATCTGGGGGAAACGTTCGAATATGACAAAATACTCGTACAAAAGAATGGCCATGCCTTTGTAAGACAGTCAATTAGTGAAGGTTATACTTGGTTGGCTATTGGTTCAACTGCTAATGGAATCGTTACTTCATACTGGGTTACTGGCATTGAAATCTAA
- a CDS encoding N-acetylmuramoyl-L-alanine amidase — MRKIRLEDLRGDGRILGPTNAKRKASEITKIARHHSATTTGDVWAFQNYWKNTLGWGTGGYHEIILRDGTVQWCYFDEDITNGVGGHNIPTYHICLVGNGSFTKEQEKAFDTRAKAAMQRFDLSVKDVLGHNEFIGHSSTICPGINMRMIRDRLGDAEDLTHDEIILASPPKVVGNYRGKLEIFNELSLGIFRIAGWLIPQNGAAFLDLGYVFWIDADNPSVEIGRCRSAGIIRDDVNVAYDLPTGLRFGLDGTLDIQKHAGKKVFPMLRRTNEPNGNMISGQTVDVSFPEYTLTIPKR; from the coding sequence GTGAGGAAGATAAGACTGGAGGATCTACGAGGAGATGGACGTATTTTAGGACCGACCAATGCCAAAAGAAAGGCATCAGAAATAACTAAAATTGCGCGTCATCATTCGGCAACAACCACAGGAGATGTATGGGCGTTTCAAAACTATTGGAAGAACACATTGGGGTGGGGAACTGGTGGCTATCATGAGATTATCCTAAGAGATGGCACGGTACAATGGTGTTACTTTGATGAAGATATCACAAATGGTGTGGGGGGACATAACATACCAACCTACCATATTTGTCTTGTTGGAAATGGCTCGTTCACTAAAGAACAGGAAAAAGCATTTGACACGCGAGCAAAAGCGGCGATGCAACGTTTTGACCTATCAGTGAAGGATGTTTTGGGGCACAATGAGTTCATTGGACACTCTTCGACTATCTGTCCGGGTATTAACATGAGGATGATTCGTGATCGCTTAGGTGATGCTGAGGACTTGACACATGATGAAATCATTTTAGCTAGTCCACCCAAGGTAGTCGGAAACTATCGAGGAAAATTAGAAATATTTAATGAGCTATCTTTAGGTATATTTCGGATAGCAGGATGGTTAATACCCCAAAATGGAGCAGCCTTTTTGGATCTAGGCTATGTTTTTTGGATAGATGCCGATAATCCCTCTGTAGAAATTGGTCGTTGTCGGTCAGCAGGCATTATACGAGACGATGTGAATGTTGCTTACGACTTACCAACTGGTTTACGGTTTGGTTTGGACGGCACACTTGACATTCAAAAACATGCAGGAAAAAAAGTATTTCCGATGTTAAGACGGACGAATGAACCAAACGGAAATATGATCAGTGGACAAACAGTTGATGTTTCTTTTCCAGAATATACTTTGACCATTCCTAAACGATAA
- a CDS encoding holin, which translates to MTEILTISSIITPLVVGVTELVKGQIGRSKLLPISNVVTGILLSGLYSFSFVPQDLILYLWAGAIAGLAAGGLFDLGDHVMKLQESNKSN; encoded by the coding sequence TTGACCGAAATCTTAACGATTTCAAGTATTATCACACCACTGGTCGTCGGTGTGACAGAACTGGTGAAAGGACAAATAGGACGCAGTAAACTTTTGCCTATCAGCAACGTGGTTACTGGAATTTTGCTTAGTGGGCTGTATTCCTTCTCATTCGTTCCACAGGATCTCATTCTTTATTTATGGGCAGGAGCGATTGCTGGTTTGGCCGCAGGTGGATTATTTGATTTAGGAGATCATGTAATGAAGTTACAGGAGTCTAATAAAAGCAATTGA
- a CDS encoding MarR family winged helix-turn-helix transcriptional regulator → MEELLLKNQLCFPLYATSKEITRYYTPLLRPLDLTYTQYLVLLVLWERKQITMKELGKILCLDSGTLTPVIKKLTSKQYITRKRDDSDERVSILSLTEQGLLLQEQAKDIPKKILDFLPLDEEELSMLLYLTKKMLKNFNKEQHAR, encoded by the coding sequence TTGGAGGAGTTATTACTAAAAAATCAATTATGCTTTCCTTTATATGCCACCTCTAAAGAAATTACTCGTTACTATACGCCCTTGTTGAGGCCACTGGATCTTACTTATACGCAGTATCTTGTTTTACTTGTTTTATGGGAGAGAAAACAAATCACCATGAAGGAATTAGGAAAGATCTTGTGTTTGGATTCAGGAACTTTGACTCCTGTAATAAAGAAATTAACTAGTAAGCAGTATATCACTCGTAAAAGAGATGATTCAGATGAACGAGTATCTATCCTATCTCTAACTGAACAAGGACTTTTGTTGCAAGAACAAGCAAAAGACATTCCAAAAAAGATCCTTGATTTTTTACCTTTAGATGAAGAAGAATTATCTATGCTACTTTACTTGACTAAAAAAATGCTTAAAAATTTTAATAAAGAACAACACGCTCGGTAA
- a CDS encoding PaaI family thioesterase, with amino-acid sequence MNLLDHLGIETCIVSPKEVQLTLAIDEKHHQPYGYLHGGINAVLIETACSIGANEYLQAPHFAVGIDLQVQHLNKASTGNLRVVAQPEKIGKNIHFWQATIYLDNDLKIATGQCTLMVN; translated from the coding sequence ATGAATTTATTAGATCATCTAGGGATTGAAACGTGTATTGTTTCACCTAAAGAAGTCCAATTGACTTTAGCAATTGACGAAAAGCATCACCAACCTTATGGCTATTTGCATGGAGGAATCAATGCTGTATTGATCGAAACGGCTTGTAGCATTGGGGCTAACGAATATTTACAAGCCCCCCACTTTGCTGTAGGTATCGATCTGCAAGTCCAACATTTGAATAAAGCCTCTACAGGTAACTTGAGAGTGGTTGCACAACCTGAAAAAATCGGGAAAAATATTCATTTTTGGCAGGCAACGATTTATTTAGATAATGATTTAAAAATCGCTACAGGGCAATGCACCTTGATGGTCAATTAG
- a CDS encoding helix-turn-helix domain-containing protein, whose protein sequence is MDKNIIGQKISELRHKQQMTQEELAIKVGVSKQTISNWETGLKTPRMGAIQKIAELFHVTKGYIIEGEEENSRRLLSIFEKLNSERQQSVISFAGKKLEEQQLETKLDNEELLKEIDEFVEEYGFEAFENLHKVITSKRQKEQNKNIS, encoded by the coding sequence ATGGATAAAAATATTATTGGACAGAAGATTAGTGAACTAAGGCATAAACAACAAATGACGCAAGAAGAATTGGCAATAAAAGTCGGTGTTAGCAAGCAAACTATTTCTAATTGGGAAACTGGATTAAAAACACCTCGTATGGGTGCTATTCAAAAAATTGCTGAGTTATTTCATGTGACAAAAGGTTATATTATTGAAGGTGAGGAAGAAAATTCTCGTCGTCTACTCTCTATCTTTGAAAAACTTAATAGCGAAAGACAACAGTCAGTAATCTCTTTTGCAGGAAAAAAATTAGAAGAACAACAGTTAGAAACAAAGCTTGATAATGAAGAACTTCTCAAAGAAATTGATGAATTCGTAGAAGAATATGGATTCGAGGCCTTTGAAAATTTACATAAAGTAATTACCAGTAAAAGGCAAAAAGAACAAAATAAAAATATCAGCTAA
- a CDS encoding YitT family protein, which yields MKHGRNIIWTYIKIVFALTILAISINMFLGPHHIAAGGVSGLGILLESALGLNRATVILVLNIIMLILALIFLGKKPFFKVLFGSLVFPAIIEIVPEYMITPDRLLSVIFGSAIFALGVAILYKNNSSSGGTTIPPLIFKKYFNLSTSIGLLMTDAVVVSLTLFVFGFDEFLYAILSIVITSIVMNYIETGTNRQKSIMVLSENHLLEIHTRLSQEIGRGFTILEARGGYSNLSKEVLLMVVTDQEFSKVKPIIEEIDPNAFVIVNSVAEVMGSGFTYHPIE from the coding sequence ATGAAACACGGTAGAAATATAATTTGGACATACATTAAAATAGTATTTGCTTTAACTATTTTAGCTATCAGTATCAACATGTTTTTAGGTCCGCATCACATTGCAGCTGGTGGCGTAAGTGGACTTGGTATTTTACTTGAGTCAGCTTTAGGTTTGAACCGAGCAACAGTTATACTAGTTTTGAATATCATCATGTTGATTTTGGCCTTGATTTTTTTAGGCAAGAAACCTTTCTTTAAAGTATTATTTGGTAGTTTAGTCTTCCCAGCGATCATTGAGATCGTCCCAGAGTATATGATCACGCCTGATCGTCTCTTATCAGTCATTTTCGGTAGTGCGATCTTTGCTTTGGGTGTAGCTATCTTATACAAAAATAATTCATCTAGTGGCGGTACCACGATTCCTCCCCTTATCTTCAAAAAATACTTCAATTTAAGTACTTCCATTGGACTTTTGATGACCGATGCTGTCGTTGTTTCCTTAACCTTATTTGTTTTTGGATTTGATGAATTTCTCTATGCGATTCTGTCGATCGTAATTACATCCATCGTGATGAATTACATTGAAACAGGAACAAATCGTCAAAAATCGATCATGGTTCTAAGCGAGAATCATCTTTTAGAAATCCATACACGTTTAAGTCAGGAGATTGGACGTGGGTTCACGATCCTAGAAGCTAGAGGCGGTTATAGTAATCTATCAAAAGAAGTGTTGTTGATGGTTGTAACTGACCAAGAATTTTCTAAAGTCAAACCGATAATTGAAGAAATCGATCCGAATGCTTTTGTCATCGTCAATAGTGTAGCAGAAGTCATGGGTAGTGGATTTACGTACCATCCGATCGAATGA
- a CDS encoding organic hydroperoxide resistance protein: MKKMYSTKMINTGGRSGEVHSPDHSFELNIAAPGKRVEDATNPEQLFAAGFSACFNSALDLIKTQKNIDGASTISAQVSLYAESEMSFVLGVEIEGSVEGLSIEETQELLEAAHKVCPYSKATAGNIEVTLTAVEN; this comes from the coding sequence ATGAAAAAAATGTATTCAACAAAAATGATCAATACTGGCGGACGTTCTGGGGAAGTACACAGTCCAGATCACTCATTCGAGCTTAACATTGCAGCTCCAGGTAAACGTGTAGAAGATGCAACAAATCCGGAACAATTGTTTGCCGCTGGCTTTAGTGCATGTTTCAATAGCGCATTAGACTTGATCAAAACACAAAAAAATATTGACGGTGCATCAACAATCAGCGCTCAAGTGTCTCTATATGCAGAAAGTGAAATGAGTTTTGTGTTAGGCGTTGAGATCGAAGGTTCAGTTGAAGGTTTATCAATCGAAGAAACACAAGAATTACTAGAAGCTGCACATAAAGTTTGTCCTTATTCAAAAGCAACAGCTGGCAATATCGAAGTTACTTTGACAGCCGTAGAGAACTAG
- a CDS encoding ArpU family phage packaging/lysis transcriptional regulator — MMYPKRIDMKQTRCNVREVLKNFRKLDRLVGRVTVDIQSPHRINSLKATLSDQSSERASMQMIAIEAERNAILNALMVLSLTNRMILYYSYFVPESFSNYKISLEIGYSERTIQRKKAEALIEFAEAYKTGKLIAYK; from the coding sequence GTGATGTACCCCAAAAGAATAGATATGAAACAAACAAGATGTAATGTGAGAGAAGTTTTAAAAAATTTTCGTAAACTTGATCGGCTGGTAGGACGTGTCACAGTCGACATTCAATCTCCTCATAGAATCAATAGCTTAAAAGCAACTCTTTCTGATCAATCTTCAGAAAGGGCATCTATGCAAATGATAGCGATTGAAGCAGAAAGGAATGCAATCTTAAATGCTTTGATGGTTTTGAGTCTAACGAATCGAATGATCCTTTATTATTCTTATTTTGTTCCTGAAAGTTTTTCGAATTATAAGATTAGTCTTGAAATCGGTTATTCCGAAAGAACGATTCAGAGAAAAAAAGCAGAAGCATTGATTGAATTCGCTGAAGCATATAAGACTGGAAAACTGATTGCGTATAAATAA
- a CDS encoding LPXTG cell wall anchor domain-containing protein — MKYLSLLFASVLLSSVSVPVEAAQTDEQPSNDVAQLASHSVWANVNQIKFLEEHVSANSGIMRLKLGETITVKALVTYSGDIQPILQSVVQFENVDPALKIEHDPASLVFHNKLATFTFNITLTQPINRPALFTVKVADGQPEDSHHLTQYSQRQTVEQKAGGTGGLTEPDPNPDPNPDPNPKPDNPDENPDETPDNPDKNPDVTPDNPDENPDVTPDNPDENPDETPDNPDENPDVTPDNPDENPDETPDNPDENPDVTPDNPDENPDETPDNPDENPDETPVNPDENPDVTPDNPDENPDETPDNPDENPDETPDNPDENPDAKPDKPEGNNGNYEGDNEENGNGGHGGEEVIKPQIHPEGSNPTITIPEQVKPLSQIRKQSIPHIDTTDVLVNKQSSEIAKEILPMTKIVHSSNQAANDKNSATATEEATKQLPKTGEHNRFFTWMFGLLITGMSMVTFRKIN, encoded by the coding sequence ATGAAATATTTAAGTCTTCTCTTTGCTTCAGTTTTACTGAGTAGTGTTTCTGTACCAGTCGAAGCTGCACAGACAGATGAACAACCTAGCAATGATGTCGCTCAACTAGCTTCTCATTCCGTCTGGGCAAATGTGAATCAAATCAAATTTTTAGAAGAACATGTTTCAGCAAACTCTGGTATTATGAGACTTAAACTAGGAGAGACGATCACGGTGAAGGCACTGGTGACTTATTCAGGGGATATTCAACCGATTTTACAGTCTGTTGTCCAATTTGAAAACGTTGATCCAGCGTTGAAGATCGAACACGATCCAGCTTCACTTGTATTCCACAACAAACTAGCAACTTTTACGTTTAATATTACACTGACACAACCAATCAATAGACCTGCTTTATTTACCGTAAAAGTAGCAGATGGTCAACCTGAGGACAGTCATCATTTGACACAATATAGTCAACGTCAAACAGTTGAACAAAAAGCTGGAGGAACAGGGGGCTTGACTGAGCCAGATCCTAATCCAGATCCTAATCCAGATCCTAATCCTAAACCGGATAATCCAGATGAAAATCCAGACGAGACACCGGATAATCCGGATAAAAATCCCGATGTGACACCAGATAATCCGGATGAAAATCCCGATGTGACACCAGATAATCCGGACGAGAACCCAGATGAGACACCGGATAATCCGGATGAAAATCCCGATGTGACACCAGATAATCCAGATGAAAATCCAGACGAGACACCGGATAATCCGGATGAAAATCCCGATGTGACACCGGATAATCCGGACGAGAACCCAGATGAGACACCGGATAATCCAGATGAAAATCCAGACGAGACACCGGTTAATCCAGATGAGAATCCTGATGTGACACCAGATAATCCGGACGAGAACCCAGATGAGACACCGGATAATCCCGATGAAAATCCAGACGAGACACCGGATAATCCAGATGAGAATCCAGATGCAAAACCGGATAAACCAGAGGGGAACAATGGAAACTATGAAGGGGATAACGAGGAAAATGGAAATGGTGGACATGGTGGTGAAGAAGTGATTAAACCACAAATCCACCCTGAAGGCAGCAATCCAACGATCACAATACCTGAGCAAGTAAAACCATTGTCTCAAATTCGAAAACAATCAATTCCACATATTGATACGACAGATGTACTGGTAAATAAACAATCGTCTGAAATTGCGAAAGAAATTCTGCCAATGACAAAAATAGTTCACTCTTCAAATCAAGCAGCTAATGATAAGAACTCTGCAACAGCCACAGAGGAAGCAACGAAGCAATTACCTAAAACAGGAGAGCACAATCGCTTCTTTACATGGATGTTTGGTCTGCTGATCACAGGAATGAGTATGGTTACTTTTAGAAAAATCAACTAA
- the bsh gene encoding choloylglycine hydrolase — MCTSITYTTNDHYFGRNLDLEISYNEQVTITPRNFPFVYRKAPKQESHYAIIGMAAVVDNYPLYYDATNEKGLSMAGLNFPGNAHFFDEDAEKTNITPFEFIPWILSQCKNVEEARTLLADINLVNINFSEELPLSPLHWILADQKTSIVIESVAEGLKIYDNPIGVLTNNPTFDYQLFNLNNYRSVSPTTLKNHFSDELDLSVYSRGMGGLGLPGDLSSASRFVKVAFTKLNSVKATTEQESVSQFFHILKSVEQQKGLCDVGNGKFEYTIYSSCCNVDKGIYYYTTYTNSQINAVDMTKEDLDSTELLTYPLIEEEQVHYVN; from the coding sequence ATGTGTACATCTATTACTTACACAACAAACGATCATTATTTTGGACGGAATTTGGATTTAGAGATTTCTTATAATGAACAGGTGACGATCACTCCAAGAAATTTTCCTTTTGTTTATCGGAAAGCACCAAAACAAGAGTCTCACTATGCGATCATCGGTATGGCAGCAGTTGTAGATAACTACCCCCTCTATTATGATGCAACAAATGAAAAAGGTTTGAGTATGGCTGGTTTAAATTTCCCTGGAAATGCCCATTTTTTTGACGAAGATGCCGAAAAGACCAATATCACACCATTTGAATTTATTCCTTGGATATTGAGTCAATGTAAAAACGTGGAAGAAGCTCGTACGTTATTAGCGGATATCAATTTAGTCAACATCAATTTTAGTGAAGAACTACCGTTATCTCCTCTTCATTGGATATTAGCAGATCAAAAAACATCGATTGTTATTGAATCAGTTGCCGAAGGATTAAAAATTTATGATAATCCAATCGGTGTACTAACAAATAATCCAACCTTTGACTATCAATTATTTAATTTGAACAACTATCGGTCAGTCTCACCGACTACCCTTAAAAACCATTTCTCCGATGAACTTGATTTATCGGTCTATTCTCGCGGTATGGGCGGATTAGGTTTACCTGGAGATTTATCATCTGCTTCTCGTTTTGTCAAAGTTGCATTTACAAAATTAAATTCTGTCAAAGCAACGACTGAACAGGAAAGCGTTAGTCAATTCTTCCATATCCTAAAATCGGTCGAACAACAAAAAGGACTATGTGACGTTGGGAATGGTAAATTTGAGTATACGATCTATTCTTCTTGTTGCAATGTGGATAAAGGAATCTATTACTACACGACTTACACAAATAGCCAAATTAATGCAGTCGATATGACGAAAGAAGATTTAGATAGTACAGAATTACTTACCTATCCATTGATTGAAGAAGAACAAGTTCACTATGTTAACTGA